Proteins found in one Butyricicoccus intestinisimiae genomic segment:
- a CDS encoding lipopolysaccharide biosynthesis protein, protein MGRRKELAKNTAILTIGRVCTQCINFLLLPFYTAMLSTGAYGTFDLMLTYSMLLLPLVGWQLHQGLFRFMLDDRQNTARHTVLFSTLLFFSVIQCGAYLAVFALIQAVVHVEHAYFLLVYVILQVFNAMLMQFVRGLGKSVVYTIASFIAATATALFNVLALTCFHGGLTGLLVSTLLAQSLTLLYLLAASGCRNYLSLRCIQPAIFKQVGAYSIPLVPNNLAWWVVNASDRTIVSYFLGAAANGVYSIANKFSNVFVNFYNILNLSWAETVSLHYTDADRDEFLTETMNAMFQLFAAGCFGMAACMPFFFPVFIDAKYHDAYPQILILLYAMLFRVLVGLYSCVYVAQKNAKKIAETSISAAVINIVVDLLLIRKIHIFAASISTLAAFLILFLVRYRDVNRTVHMKLKRSVVVGCLLMGGCLLYTYYCGNRRIQAGALVLTIGYAIGANWEMLRMGARFVRSKLHTK, encoded by the coding sequence ATGGGACGTCGAAAAGAACTAGCAAAGAATACAGCAATCCTGACGATCGGCAGAGTATGCACCCAGTGCATCAATTTTCTGCTGCTGCCGTTTTATACAGCGATGCTGTCAACCGGTGCATATGGCACGTTTGATTTGATGCTCACCTATTCCATGCTGCTGCTGCCGCTGGTCGGCTGGCAGCTCCATCAAGGGCTGTTCCGGTTTATGCTAGATGACCGGCAAAACACCGCGCGCCATACCGTTTTGTTTTCCACCCTGCTGTTTTTTAGTGTCATCCAGTGCGGTGCCTATCTGGCGGTGTTCGCGCTGATACAGGCCGTTGTGCACGTGGAACACGCGTATTTTTTGCTTGTGTATGTCATTTTGCAGGTGTTTAACGCCATGCTGATGCAGTTTGTGCGCGGGCTGGGAAAGAGCGTCGTGTACACGATTGCATCGTTTATCGCGGCGACGGCAACCGCGCTGTTCAATGTTCTCGCCCTGACCTGTTTTCACGGAGGACTGACGGGGCTGCTGGTATCCACCCTGCTGGCACAGAGCCTGACACTGCTGTATCTTCTCGCAGCGTCCGGCTGCCGAAACTATCTGTCGCTGCGGTGCATACAACCGGCGATTTTTAAGCAGGTGGGCGCGTATTCGATTCCGCTGGTGCCGAACAATTTGGCGTGGTGGGTCGTCAATGCCTCGGACCGAACCATTGTCTCGTACTTTCTCGGCGCGGCGGCAAACGGCGTGTATTCCATCGCCAATAAGTTTTCCAATGTGTTTGTCAATTTTTATAATATCTTAAATCTGTCGTGGGCAGAGACCGTGTCGCTGCACTATACCGATGCAGATCGGGACGAATTTTTGACCGAGACCATGAACGCGATGTTTCAGCTGTTTGCTGCCGGATGCTTTGGCATGGCGGCGTGCATGCCGTTTTTCTTTCCGGTATTCATTGACGCCAAGTATCACGATGCATATCCGCAGATTTTGATTTTGCTGTATGCCATGCTGTTTCGCGTGCTGGTCGGGCTGTACAGCTGTGTGTATGTCGCGCAGAAAAATGCAAAGAAAATTGCGGAGACCTCGATTTCTGCCGCAGTCATCAACATTGTGGTGGATTTGCTTCTGATTCGAAAAATTCATATCTTTGCGGCGTCTATTTCAACGCTGGCGGCGTTTTTGATTTTGTTTTTGGTTCGATATAGAGATGTTAATCGAACCGTGCACATGAAGCTCAAGCGCTCGGTGGTGGTTGGCTGTCTGCTGATGGGCGGCTGTCTGCTGTACACGTATTATTGCGGCAATCGCCGGATACAGGCGGGCGCGCTGGTACTCACTATCGGGTATGCGATTGGCGCCAATTGGGAGATGCTCAGGATGGGTGCGCGCTTTGTTCGCAGCAAATTACATACCAAATAG
- a CDS encoding phage baseplate protein, translated as MNTTLTIDMTHLPNSIPLGRCGENHTVICFDCTSYLETYGEGSAALLFQPAQGSMHPVVVEQTGALVTWRVSASDTAASGSGLCELSWYVGDMLAKSQQMSTVVYAALSERADTACQAASRPWMDQIVQASANAQRAQAAAETAQSIADGMGAVYVKQSGGKLSGNLDAQSHTISNLQAPAAGRDAATKQYVDDARAACLSADALQTAVLDMFYPVGTLYHTTASAFDPAAAWGGTWERIKDRFLLAAGTAYAGGSTGGEATHKLTAQEMPSHTHTMYVNNDGSSSSWSPTAGEYLIKPDGVTTSKKNYQGKLAQNGAGLDQAHNNMPPYLAVYIWKRTA; from the coding sequence ATGAATACAACTTTAACAATTGACATGACGCATTTGCCCAACAGCATTCCCTTGGGCAGATGCGGCGAAAATCACACGGTGATTTGCTTCGACTGTACATCGTATCTGGAAACGTATGGTGAAGGCAGTGCGGCGCTGCTGTTTCAGCCTGCCCAAGGCTCCATGCATCCTGTCGTTGTGGAACAGACCGGTGCCCTTGTCACTTGGCGCGTCAGCGCATCCGACACCGCCGCATCCGGCTCCGGATTGTGCGAGCTGAGCTGGTATGTCGGTGACATGCTGGCAAAATCGCAGCAGATGAGCACGGTTGTCTATGCCGCGCTGTCGGAGCGGGCGGATACCGCCTGCCAAGCTGCCAGCCGTCCATGGATGGATCAAATTGTACAGGCAAGCGCCAACGCCCAGCGCGCGCAGGCCGCCGCCGAAACCGCCCAGAGCATTGCGGACGGCATGGGTGCTGTCTACGTCAAGCAGTCCGGCGGCAAACTGTCCGGCAATCTCGATGCGCAGTCACACACCATTTCCAACTTACAGGCACCGGCAGCCGGTCGGGACGCTGCCACCAAACAGTATGTCGATGACGCCCGCGCCGCCTGCCTGTCCGCGGATGCACTCCAGACAGCCGTGCTCGACATGTTCTATCCGGTCGGCACCCTGTATCACACAACGGCATCCGCCTTTGATCCGGCTGCCGCTTGGGGCGGCACATGGGAGCGCATTAAGGACAGATTTCTGCTCGCGGCGGGCACTGCGTATGCAGGCGGCAGCACCGGCGGCGAAGCGACGCACAAGCTGACCGCACAGGAGATGCCAAGCCACACGCACACCATGTATGTCAACAACGATGGTTCCTCTTCCAGTTGGTCTCCGACAGCCGGAGAGTATTTAATCAAACCGGACGGTGTCACGACCAGCAAGAAAAACTATCAGGGCAAGCTGGCACAAAACGGCGCAGGTCTCGATCAGGCACACAACAACATGCCGCCGTATCTCGCCGTGTATATTTGGAAGCGGACTGCCTGA
- the glf gene encoding UDP-galactopyranose mutase has protein sequence MYDYLVVGAGLYGAVFAQEAKRAGKSVLVIDKRPHVAGNIYTEKIEGIHVHRYGAHIFHTNNKQVWEYITQFADFNRFTNSPVANYKGELYSMPFNMYTFNKMWGVVTPEQAQKKIEEQRAEIQGEPQNLEQQAISLVGRDIFEKLVKGYTEKQWGRDCKELPAFIIKRLPVRLTFDNNYFNALYQGIPIGGYTKLVERLLEGIEVRLDRDYLADKSNWDAMARKVVYTGAIDAYFNFQLGNLEYRSVRFETEVLNIPNFQGNAAVNYTDRETPWTRIIEHKWFEFGKDEHGNELPKTVISREYASEWKPGDEPYYPVNDEKNSARYQAYQALAQRESHVIFGGRLGEYTYYDMDQVIAAALERSRQELA, from the coding sequence ATGTATGATTATTTAGTTGTCGGTGCCGGATTGTACGGCGCTGTATTTGCGCAGGAAGCCAAGCGGGCGGGAAAATCGGTGCTGGTGATTGATAAGCGTCCGCATGTAGCTGGAAATATTTATACAGAAAAAATCGAAGGCATTCATGTGCATCGGTACGGCGCGCATATCTTCCACACAAACAACAAGCAGGTGTGGGAATACATCACGCAGTTTGCCGACTTCAATCGGTTTACCAACAGTCCGGTGGCCAATTATAAGGGCGAGCTGTATTCGATGCCGTTTAATATGTATACGTTTAACAAAATGTGGGGCGTCGTGACACCGGAACAGGCACAGAAAAAAATTGAGGAACAGCGCGCGGAAATTCAGGGCGAGCCGCAAAATCTGGAACAGCAGGCTATCTCTCTGGTAGGCCGTGATATTTTTGAAAAGCTCGTCAAGGGGTACACGGAAAAGCAGTGGGGACGCGATTGCAAGGAGCTTCCGGCATTTATCATCAAGCGCCTTCCGGTGCGGCTGACCTTCGACAACAATTATTTCAATGCGCTGTATCAAGGCATTCCGATTGGAGGCTATACCAAGTTGGTGGAACGTCTGCTGGAAGGCATCGAAGTGCGGCTGGATAGAGACTATCTCGCAGACAAATCAAACTGGGATGCCATGGCGCGCAAAGTCGTTTATACCGGAGCAATTGACGCATATTTTAATTTTCAGCTTGGCAATCTCGAATATCGCAGCGTGCGGTTTGAAACGGAAGTATTAAACATTCCCAATTTCCAAGGCAATGCTGCTGTAAATTATACGGATCGGGAAACGCCGTGGACACGTATTATCGAGCACAAATGGTTCGAATTCGGCAAGGATGAACACGGAAACGAACTGCCCAAGACGGTCATCAGCCGAGAATATGCATCGGAATGGAAGCCGGGAGACGAGCCGTATTATCCGGTGAACGATGAGAAAAACAGCGCGCGGTATCAAGCATATCAGGCGCTGGCACAGCGGGAATCGCATGTGATTTTCGGCGGAAGATTGGGAGAATATACATATTATGACATGGATCAGGTCATTGCGGCGGCTCTGGAAAGAAGCAGACAAGAATTGGCTTGA
- a CDS encoding uracil-xanthine permease family protein translates to MHATKTSTESASVNHIYTLDGKVPLLNAIPFGLQHILAMFVSNIAPILIVGGACGLDSKETALLIQSAMLIAGIGTLVQLFPLFGKIGSGLPIVMGISFTFVSILSFVGAQYGYGAIMGAVLIGGMIEGVLGLFAKYWIKLISPIVSASVVTAIGFSLLSVGANSFGGGAGSENFGSAENWILGVVTLVCCILFHVFAKSFWKQLSVLFGLIVGYILAVCMHMVDFSSLAGTSLIAIPQLMPFRMEFRPDAIVSVVLIFLVSATETIGDTSALAASGLGRDVTEKETSGSIACDGFISSLSSVFGCLPITSFSQNVGLVAMTKVVNRFTIATGAVIMILAGVFPMFGALLATLPDAVLGGCTIMMFGTIVVSGLQMISKCGFSQRNTVIAALSLSIGLGFTQCADLFAIFPQMVQTVFAQNCVAVVFVVAIVLNLILPQNMEAEHPAQSENAK, encoded by the coding sequence ATGCACGCTACAAAAACATCGACAGAATCCGCTTCTGTCAATCATATTTACACGTTGGACGGCAAAGTGCCGCTTCTCAATGCCATTCCGTTCGGCTTGCAGCACATTTTGGCGATGTTCGTATCCAACATTGCGCCGATTTTGATTGTCGGCGGTGCCTGCGGACTGGACAGCAAGGAAACCGCTCTGCTCATTCAGAGTGCCATGCTCATTGCCGGCATCGGCACACTGGTACAGCTGTTTCCGCTGTTCGGCAAGATCGGCTCCGGTCTGCCCATCGTCATGGGCATCAGCTTTACCTTTGTGTCGATTCTCAGCTTTGTCGGTGCGCAGTACGGGTACGGCGCGATTATGGGCGCAGTGCTCATCGGCGGCATGATTGAAGGCGTTCTCGGCCTATTTGCCAAGTATTGGATCAAGCTGATTTCTCCGATTGTCTCCGCCAGTGTGGTCACTGCCATTGGCTTTTCTCTGCTCAGCGTCGGCGCAAATTCGTTCGGCGGCGGTGCCGGCAGCGAAAATTTCGGCTCGGCAGAAAACTGGATTCTCGGCGTTGTGACGCTGGTTTGCTGTATCCTGTTTCATGTATTTGCCAAGTCCTTTTGGAAGCAGCTCTCTGTGCTGTTCGGCTTGATTGTCGGCTATATTCTCGCCGTATGCATGCACATGGTGGACTTTTCTTCGCTGGCAGGCACATCTCTTATCGCCATTCCGCAGCTGATGCCGTTCCGCATGGAATTCCGTCCGGACGCGATTGTGTCTGTCGTGCTCATCTTCTTGGTATCTGCAACCGAAACCATCGGTGACACCTCGGCGCTGGCTGCCTCCGGTTTGGGACGCGATGTCACGGAAAAGGAAACCTCCGGTTCCATCGCCTGTGACGGCTTTATCAGCTCGCTGTCCTCTGTCTTTGGCTGCCTGCCGATTACATCGTTCAGCCAAAACGTCGGTCTGGTTGCGATGACCAAGGTTGTCAATCGCTTCACCATTGCAACCGGCGCAGTGATTATGATTCTTGCCGGCGTGTTCCCGATGTTCGGCGCATTGCTCGCAACGCTGCCGGATGCAGTGCTCGGCGGCTGCACCATTATGATGTTCGGCACCATTGTCGTCAGCGGCCTGCAGATGATAAGCAAGTGCGGCTTTTCGCAGCGCAACACTGTGATTGCGGCGCTCTCGCTCAGCATCGGCCTCGGCTTTACTCAGTGCGCAGATCTGTTTGCGATTTTCCCGCAGATGGTTCAAACCGTCTTTGCACAGAACTGTGTTGCGGTTGTCTTTGTCGTCGCCATTGTTTTGAATCTGATTCTTCCGCAAAATATGGAAGCGGAGCATCCGGCACAATCCGAAAACGCAAAATAA
- a CDS encoding xanthine phosphoribosyltransferase, which translates to MNFLEERIVKDGIVKEGNILKVDSFLNHQMDIDLFNQMGEEFKRRFEGKPINKILTIEASGIGIACIVASHFHVPVVFAKKSQSINIDGDVYVAEVESFTHKCKNQVIVSKKFLDENDHVLIIDDFLANGCALQGLLSIVAQAGGTVEGIGIAVEKGFQQGGRIIRNFGYQLESLAIVEGMDAANGTVQFREQ; encoded by the coding sequence ATGAATTTTTTAGAAGAGCGTATCGTAAAAGACGGTATCGTTAAGGAAGGAAACATTCTGAAGGTAGACAGCTTTCTCAACCATCAGATGGATATTGATCTGTTCAACCAGATGGGCGAGGAATTTAAGCGCCGTTTTGAAGGCAAGCCGATCAACAAAATTCTCACCATCGAGGCTTCCGGCATCGGCATCGCCTGTATCGTAGCAAGTCATTTTCATGTTCCGGTTGTTTTTGCAAAGAAGTCTCAGAGCATCAACATCGACGGTGACGTTTATGTGGCAGAGGTAGAGTCCTTTACGCACAAGTGCAAGAATCAGGTGATTGTATCCAAGAAATTTCTGGATGAGAACGATCATGTGCTGATTATTGATGATTTCCTTGCAAACGGCTGTGCTTTACAGGGTCTGCTGTCCATCGTTGCACAGGCAGGCGGTACCGTGGAAGGCATCGGCATCGCTGTCGAGAAGGGCTTCCAGCAGGGCGGCCGCATCATTCGTAATTTTGGCTATCAGCTGGAATCTCTCGCAATTGTTGAGGGCATGGACGCTGCAAACGGTACGGTTCAGTTCCGCGAACAGTAA
- a CDS encoding flavodoxin family protein translates to MKNILIISSSPRKKGNSQLLCEQFKKGAEEKGHQVKIVRIMEQNIGFCRACDGCMRNGGTCVLQDDMAEILKMFQKADVLVLATPVYFYGISAQMKTFIDRTYPIWQHLGKKEVYYIISAGLGEDIIERSLGDLDGFVEHLEEYKIAGKIYAANVMEAGLVKNQRVFQTAYDMGCSV, encoded by the coding sequence ATGAAAAATATATTGATTATTTCGAGCTCGCCGAGAAAAAAAGGGAATTCGCAGCTCTTGTGTGAGCAGTTCAAAAAAGGAGCAGAAGAAAAAGGCCATCAGGTGAAAATCGTACGCATCATGGAGCAAAATATAGGCTTTTGCAGAGCCTGTGACGGCTGTATGAGAAATGGCGGCACCTGCGTATTACAAGATGACATGGCTGAAATACTCAAAATGTTTCAGAAGGCAGATGTACTTGTGCTGGCCACTCCGGTATATTTTTATGGAATCAGTGCCCAAATGAAGACCTTTATTGACCGCACGTATCCTATCTGGCAGCATCTTGGCAAAAAAGAGGTTTACTATATTATATCAGCTGGTCTGGGTGAGGACATTATTGAGCGATCGCTCGGTGATCTGGATGGTTTTGTAGAGCATCTGGAAGAATACAAGATTGCAGGAAAGATATATGCGGCAAATGTGATGGAGGCAGGATTGGTTAAGAATCAACGTGTTTTCCAAACGGCCTATGATATGGGATGTTCTGTTTAA
- a CDS encoding HNH endonuclease, translating into MFNPGLEIGQILKNSEIVEIFKCGNMGGMRRSKTTNTLVIVSDYTKGIYHDKWIGGVLHYTGMGKSGDQDIHWAQNATLAACGQNGVDVHLFEVIDAGDYIYCGRIELVSKPYVDVQPDIDGNDRKVWMFPIRPVPENNVKKPEMFVFKDMDDYKARGKNVDAEYVTLLAKKKKVRKKAASKLSTPIPMVAPASPKPAVVVPASILGKRVKHKSYDEGIITGISNAIITVSFDDVGEKKLGYEICIKNKLIEII; encoded by the coding sequence ATGTTTAATCCTGGTTTAGAAATCGGGCAAATACTGAAAAATAGTGAAATTGTCGAAATCTTTAAGTGTGGTAATATGGGTGGTATGCGCCGATCAAAAACTACAAATACTTTGGTGATTGTTTCCGATTATACAAAGGGCATTTATCATGATAAATGGATTGGCGGTGTCCTCCACTATACAGGCATGGGAAAGTCTGGTGATCAGGATATTCATTGGGCACAAAATGCTACACTTGCAGCATGTGGTCAAAATGGCGTTGACGTTCATCTTTTTGAAGTTATAGATGCCGGCGACTATATTTATTGCGGCAGAATTGAACTTGTTTCAAAGCCTTATGTTGATGTACAGCCCGATATAGATGGAAATGACCGCAAGGTTTGGATGTTTCCGATACGTCCAGTGCCGGAAAATAATGTAAAAAAACCGGAGATGTTCGTATTTAAGGATATGGATGACTATAAGGCACGCGGCAAGAATGTCGATGCAGAGTACGTAACGCTGCTTGCCAAGAAGAAAAAGGTCAGAAAAAAAGCAGCTTCCAAATTGTCAACACCGATTCCTATGGTTGCGCCTGCTTCACCAAAGCCAGCAGTCGTTGTTCCGGCAAGTATACTTGGCAAGCGGGTCAAACATAAATCTTATGATGAAGGAATAATTACCGGAATTTCAAATGCCATTATCACTGTTTCATTCGATGACGTAGGCGAAAAGAAGCTGGGATATGAGATTTGTATCAAAAATAAGCTGATTGAGATTATATAA
- a CDS encoding low molecular weight protein-tyrosine-phosphatase, with amino-acid sequence MIKILFVCHGNICRSPMAEFVMKDMVQAAGLQDEIYVESAATSTEEIGNPVYPPARRKLAEHGIGCAGKTARQLRRQDYETFDLLIGMDSANLRNMRRMCGGDEENKIHAMMDYTDRPGEVADPWYTGNFEDTWRDVNAGCRGLLEQLKREAL; translated from the coding sequence ATGATTAAAATACTTTTCGTCTGCCACGGCAACATCTGCCGCAGTCCGATGGCAGAGTTCGTGATGAAAGACATGGTGCAGGCGGCGGGGCTGCAGGACGAGATTTATGTCGAGTCTGCCGCGACCAGCACAGAAGAAATCGGCAATCCGGTCTATCCGCCTGCGCGGAGAAAGCTGGCAGAGCACGGCATTGGCTGTGCAGGCAAAACAGCGCGCCAGTTAAGACGGCAGGATTATGAAACCTTTGATTTGCTGATTGGCATGGATTCTGCCAATTTGCGTAATATGCGCCGGATGTGCGGCGGGGATGAAGAAAACAAAATCCATGCAATGATGGACTATACTGACCGACCCGGCGAGGTCGCTGACCCGTGGTATACCGGAAATTTTGAGGATACGTGGCGCGATGTCAATGCGGGCTGCCGCGGTCTGCTGGAACAACTGAAACGCGAGGCGCTGTAA
- a CDS encoding D-serine ammonia-lyase, whose product MLHMEKLDNNPVVRDLRKTKEILWLNPDHVPFAQAQLALTAVDIDDAERRLQRFAPLIMKYFPETIPAQGIIESPLVRIPDMQRDLQEKEQMPIDGTLLLKQDSDLAIAGSVKARGGIYEVLKHTEELALRHGLLHEQDVKNGSAQAYEALAHRKDFFHQYTVQVGSTGNLGLSIGIMSAVIGYQAVVHMSADARQWKKDLLRQYGVTVKEYESDYSSAVKQGRALSDADSNSYFVDDENSKNLFLGYAVAAKRLKKQLETMGLAPNEQRPLFVYLPCGVGGAPGGITFGLKQVFGDAVHCFFVEPTQAPCMLLGMATGLNNRICVKDIGLTGLTHADGLAVGRPFGFVGGVMKPLLSGICTVADFRLYQYMRDLLKTENIFIEPSSCAAFAGLRYFSQLVMQKYLEQHNLIQQLPQAIHIAWATGGALVPEEIREQYQHTYL is encoded by the coding sequence ATGCTGCATATGGAAAAATTAGATAACAATCCGGTTGTTCGTGATTTGCGGAAAACCAAAGAAATCTTGTGGCTCAATCCGGATCATGTTCCGTTTGCGCAGGCACAACTGGCATTGACCGCGGTGGATATAGATGACGCAGAACGGCGGCTGCAGCGCTTTGCACCGCTTATCATGAAGTATTTTCCGGAAACCATTCCGGCGCAGGGAATCATTGAATCACCGCTGGTTCGCATTCCGGATATGCAGCGCGATTTACAAGAAAAAGAACAGATGCCGATAGATGGAACGCTGCTGCTGAAGCAAGACAGCGATTTGGCAATCGCGGGTTCTGTCAAGGCGCGCGGCGGTATTTATGAAGTACTCAAACATACAGAGGAACTGGCATTGCGGCATGGATTGCTGCACGAACAGGATGTGAAAAACGGCAGCGCACAGGCATATGAAGCCTTGGCGCATCGCAAGGATTTTTTTCATCAGTATACCGTTCAGGTCGGCTCGACAGGAAATTTGGGCTTGAGCATTGGTATTATGAGCGCAGTGATTGGATATCAGGCGGTTGTGCATATGTCTGCCGATGCGCGGCAATGGAAAAAAGACCTGTTGCGCCAATATGGCGTCACGGTAAAAGAATATGAAAGCGATTATTCCAGTGCGGTGAAGCAGGGAAGAGCGCTGTCTGATGCCGATTCGAACAGCTATTTTGTAGATGACGAAAATTCAAAAAATCTGTTTTTGGGATATGCAGTTGCGGCAAAGCGGCTGAAAAAACAGCTGGAAACAATGGGACTTGCGCCGAATGAGCAGCGCCCGCTGTTCGTATATCTGCCATGCGGCGTCGGCGGCGCACCGGGCGGCATCACGTTCGGACTCAAGCAGGTATTTGGCGATGCAGTGCATTGCTTTTTTGTCGAACCGACGCAGGCACCGTGTATGCTGCTCGGCATGGCAACCGGATTAAACAATAGGATTTGTGTCAAAGACATCGGACTGACCGGCTTGACGCATGCGGATGGTCTGGCTGTTGGACGTCCGTTCGGATTTGTCGGCGGTGTGATGAAACCGCTGCTCAGCGGTATTTGTACGGTGGCAGATTTTCGATTATATCAGTATATGCGTGATTTGCTCAAAACAGAGAATATCTTTATCGAACCGAGCTCGTGCGCGGCGTTTGCGGGATTGCGGTATTTTTCGCAGCTGGTCATGCAAAAGTATCTCGAACAACATAACTTGATACAGCAGCTGCCGCAGGCGATTCACATCGCGTGGGCAACCGGCGGCGCGCTGGTTCCGGAAGAAATTCGTGAACAGTATCAACATACATATTTATAA
- the tgt gene encoding tRNA guanosine(34) transglycosylase Tgt — translation MFKILKTEGRARRGEFTCAHGTVQTPVFQNVGTQGAIKGAVSAQDLKDLGCQIELSNTYHLHIRPGDQVVRAMGGLHKFMNWDGPILTDSGGFQVFSLSSLRKIKEEGVYFSSHVDGRKIFMGPEESMQIQSNLGSDIAMAFDECCENPSPYEYVKASCERTTRWLHRCKAEMARLNSLPTTVNPKQMLFAINQGGTYDDLRVAHMKAIAELDLDGYAIGGLAVGESTEVMYHILDEVVPYAPENKPRYLMGVGTPSNIIEAVWRGVDFFDCVMPTRNARHGHLFTWDGIRNLNNAKYQLDDKPIDEHCHCPVCQNYSRAYIRHLLKSGEMLGQRLTVMHNLWFYNNLMVEIRKALDEGRFAEFREQWSEKLGKRI, via the coding sequence ATGTTTAAGATTCTCAAGACAGAAGGCCGCGCGCGCCGCGGCGAATTTACCTGTGCACACGGCACCGTACAGACACCGGTATTCCAGAACGTCGGCACACAAGGTGCCATCAAGGGCGCTGTTTCCGCGCAGGATCTCAAGGATCTGGGTTGTCAGATTGAACTGTCCAACACCTATCATCTGCACATTCGTCCGGGCGATCAAGTCGTTCGCGCGATGGGCGGTCTGCACAAGTTTATGAATTGGGACGGCCCGATTCTGACCGACAGCGGCGGATTTCAGGTGTTCTCTCTCTCGTCTCTGCGCAAAATTAAAGAAGAAGGCGTGTACTTTTCTTCTCATGTCGATGGACGCAAGATTTTCATGGGTCCGGAAGAAAGCATGCAGATTCAGTCCAATCTCGGTTCGGATATTGCCATGGCATTTGACGAATGCTGTGAAAATCCGTCTCCGTATGAGTACGTCAAGGCTTCCTGCGAGCGCACCACCCGTTGGCTGCATCGCTGCAAAGCAGAAATGGCTCGTCTCAACAGCCTGCCGACCACAGTAAACCCGAAGCAGATGCTGTTTGCCATCAATCAGGGCGGCACCTATGACGATCTGCGTGTTGCACATATGAAGGCCATCGCAGAGCTGGATTTGGATGGCTATGCCATCGGCGGTTTGGCTGTCGGTGAATCCACCGAAGTCATGTACCACATTCTCGATGAAGTGGTTCCCTATGCACCGGAAAACAAGCCGCGCTATCTGATGGGCGTCGGCACACCGTCCAACATCATTGAAGCGGTTTGGCGCGGTGTCGATTTCTTTGACTGTGTTATGCCGACCCGCAATGCGCGGCACGGTCACCTGTTTACATGGGACGGCATCCGCAATCTGAACAACGCCAAATATCAGTTGGATGACAAGCCGATTGACGAGCATTGTCATTGTCCGGTTTGTCAGAATTACAGCCGCGCATATATCCGTCATCTGCTCAAGTCCGGCGAAATGCTGGGACAGCGCCTGACGGTTATGCACAACCTGTGGTTCTATAACAACCTGATGGTGGAAATCCGCAAAGCGCTCGATGAAGGCCGCTTTGCAGAATTCCGCGAGCAGTGGAGCGAAAAGCTCGGCAAGCGCATTTAA